From one Triticum aestivum cultivar Chinese Spring chromosome 4B, IWGSC CS RefSeq v2.1, whole genome shotgun sequence genomic stretch:
- the LOC123092717 gene encoding imidazole glycerol phosphate synthase hisHF, chloroplastic → MPPPPPPSQGAMATGAANHPLPCSVGRPKGTNQRRRPASLSVRASSNANTVTLLDYGAGNVRSVRNAIRHLGVNIRDVRSPEDILSADRLVFPGVGAFGSAMDVLNRTGMADALREYIRRDRPFLGICLGLQLLFDSSEENGPVSGLGVIPGVVRRFDSSEGLIVPHIGWNALQITKDTQLLQGADGHHVYFVHSYHALPSDANRDWISSSCNYGESFISSISMGNIEAVQFHPEKSGATGLSIFEKFLSPNSSGAKAPAHRKASKLAKRVIACLDVRSNDNGDLVVTKGDQYDVRDHSSSKEVRNLGKPVELASQYYIDGADEVSFLNITGFRAFPLGDLPMLEVLRCASEKVFVPLTVGGGIRDFTDESGRYYSSLEVASEYFRSGADKISIGSDAVFAAEAYLQTGVKTGKSSLEQISRVYGNQAVVVSIDPRRVYVKSPDEVQFRTVKVSSKGPLGEEYAWYQCTVSGGRDSRPIGAYELAKAVEELGAGEILLNCIDCDGQGGGFDIDLIKMVSDAVTIPVIASSGAGSVEHFSEVFEKTNASAALAAGIFHRKEVPILAVKEHLVDAGVEVRMQ, encoded by the exons atgccgccgccgccgccgccgtcgcagggAGCAATGGCCACCGGCGCCGCCAACCACCCCCTCCCCTGTTCCGTCGGCCGTCCGAAGGGGACGAACCAGCGGCGCAGACCCGCCTCCCTCTCCGTGCGCGCGTCCAGCAACGCCAACA CCGTGACGCTGCTGGACTACGGCGCGGGCAACGTCCGCAGCGTGCGCAACGCAATCCGCCACCTCGGCGTCAACATCCGCGACGTGCGGAGCCCCGAGGACATCCTCTCCGCCGACCGCCTCGTATTCCCCGGAGTCGGAGCTTTCGGTTCCGCCATGGATGTCCTCAACCGTACAGGCATGGCCGACGCGCTTCGCGAGTACATCCGCAGGGACCGCCCCTTCCTGGGTATCTGCCTCGGCCTTCAGCTGCTATTCGATTCCAGCGAGGAGAATGGCCCGG TAAGCGGCCTTGGTGTGATACCTGGAGTTGTCAGGCGATTCGACTCTTCCGAGGGTCTCATAGTGCCTCACATTGGATGGAACGCCCTCCAGATCACCAAGGACACGCAGCTTCTGCAAGGAGCTGATGGCCACCATGTGTACTTCGTTCACTCCTATCACGCTCTACCC TCAGATGCTAACAGAGACTGGATTTCGTCGTCATGTAACTACGGTGAGAGTTTCATATCATCTATCTCGATGGGCAACATTGAGGCAGTTCAGTTTCATCCAGAGAAGAGTGGAG CCACTGGACTTTCCATTTTTGAAAAATTTCTCAGTCCTAACTCTTCAGGGGCAAAG GCCCCAGCTCATAGAAAAGCATCAAAACTTGCAAAGAGA GTGATAGCATGCCTTGATGTTCGGTCAAATGATAATGGGGATCTTGTGGTAACAAAAGGTGACCAGTATGATGTAAGAGATCATAGTAGCAGCAAAGAG GTAAGAAACCTTGGCAAGCCAGTGGAATTAGCAAGTCAATACTACATAGATGGAGCTGATGAG GTCAGCTTCTTGAATATAACTGGTTTCCGTGCCTTTCCATTGGGTGATTTGCCAATGCTAGAG GTACTACGTTGCGCATCTGAAAAAGTTTTTGTGCCACTTACAGTTGGTGGTGGTATAAGAGACTTCACGGATGAAAGTGGAAG ATACTATTCAAGCTTGGAAGTAGCATCAGAATATTTCAGGTCTGGTGCTGACAAGATTTCAATTGGAAGTGATGCTGTTTTTGCTGCTGAAGCCTATTTACAGACTGGT GTAAAGACTGGGAAAAGCAGCTTGGAGCAAATTTCTAGAGTATATGGAAACCAG GCTGTAGTTGTAAGTATTGATCCTCGAAGAGTATATGTCAAAAGTCCAGATGAGGTGCAATTTAGAACTGTAAAAGTGTCCAGTAAAG GTCCATTAGGAGAAGAATATGCATGGTATCAGTGCACA GTAAGTGGTGGGCGTGATAGCCGGCCTATAGGAGCATATGAACTAGCAAAAGCTGTGGAAGAATTGGGCGCAGGAGAAATACTACTCAACTGCATTGATTGTGATG GTCAGGGTGGTGGATTTGATATAGATTTGATCAAAATGGTGTCGGATGCTGTGACAATTCCTGTCATTGCAAGCAGTGGTGCTGGTTCAGTGGAACATTTTTCTGAAGTCTTTGAGAAAACAAACGCTTCTGCTGCCCTTGCCGCTGGCATTTTCCATCGGAAAGAG GTTCCCATTCTAGCAGTGAAAGAGCATCTGGTAGATGCTGGTGTGGAGGTCAGAATGCAGTAA